DNA from Polaribacter sp. NJDZ03:
ATTTGGATTTATCACTGAAGAAGGATCAAACAAAGAACATTTTGTACATGTATCAGGATTAATCGATGAAATTCGTGAAAACGATGAAGTTGAATTTGACTTACAAGATGGAAAAAAAGGATTAAACGCAGTAAACGTAAGAGTATTATAATATATATTTATTACTAGTTAATTTTTTATCTAAAAGCCTATCAATATTGATAGGCTTTTTTTATTTTCGTATTAAAAAGTATTTATGATTGACGGTAGGCAAAGAAAAAATG
Protein-coding regions in this window:
- a CDS encoding cold-shock protein, with protein sequence MNKGTVKFFNESKGFGFITEEGSNKEHFVHVSGLIDEIRENDEVEFDLQDGKKGLNAVNVRVL